Proteins from a single region of Chitinibacter bivalviorum:
- the arfB gene encoding alternative ribosome rescue aminoacyl-tRNA hydrolase ArfB, translated as MNYQVDESDVVFSAIRAQGAGGQNVNKVSNAIHLRFDIRQSRLSDDLKERLLHWPDQRISKEGVIIIKAQASRSLEANRYEAMQRLQALIDQVAHRPKARRATKPSWGSQQTRMDKKNLRGSIKSLRGKVRID; from the coding sequence ATGAATTATCAAGTTGATGAATCTGATGTGGTGTTTTCTGCGATTCGAGCGCAAGGCGCTGGCGGGCAAAATGTAAACAAAGTGTCGAATGCCATCCATCTGCGCTTTGATATTCGCCAATCGCGTTTGAGCGATGATCTCAAAGAGCGCTTATTGCATTGGCCAGATCAGCGCATTAGCAAAGAGGGCGTGATCATCATCAAAGCCCAAGCCTCACGCAGTCTGGAGGCCAATCGCTACGAGGCAATGCAACGCCTGCAAGCGTTAATCGATCAAGTCGCTCATCGCCCCAAAGCCAGGCGTGCCACCAAGCCAAGTTGGGGATCGCAGCAAACTCGCATGGACAAGAAAAACCTGCGTGGCTCAATTAAATCGCTGCGCGGGAAAGTTCGCATCGATTAA
- a CDS encoding pseudouridine synthase, translating into MSTDSQKGPEAIRLSKRMAELGLCSRTQADVLIAEGRVQVDGQIVDVLGSRVLPHQDIKILETDMLSSMLAPSDKVTLLWHKPAGVAAWPGEEYTQFFVPENRAADDRSGIVWIKKHRSRLVTPLGLDADATGLVLLTQDVRLAQKLAQINDYEQEYLVWLDQVASAEQIDAMNAVKMFDEQPIKGWKTSRQSEQQLRMVIRANAEGVVPDLCDVAGLTVTAYKRNRIGRLPLGSLEVGQWRYLLPNEKV; encoded by the coding sequence ATGAGCACAGATAGCCAAAAAGGCCCCGAAGCAATTCGCCTCTCCAAACGCATGGCGGAGCTTGGACTTTGCTCGCGCACGCAAGCCGATGTATTGATCGCCGAAGGGCGCGTTCAAGTGGATGGTCAGATTGTCGACGTCCTAGGTAGCCGTGTTCTGCCGCATCAGGACATTAAAATCCTTGAAACCGATATGCTCAGTAGCATGCTGGCACCCAGCGATAAGGTGACTTTGCTTTGGCATAAACCTGCCGGTGTTGCAGCTTGGCCTGGGGAAGAATATACGCAGTTTTTTGTACCGGAAAATCGCGCTGCTGACGATCGATCTGGGATAGTCTGGATCAAGAAACACCGCTCACGTTTGGTTACGCCACTAGGGCTAGATGCCGATGCAACGGGTTTGGTGCTGTTAACGCAGGACGTTCGTTTGGCCCAAAAGCTCGCACAGATCAATGACTATGAGCAGGAATATTTGGTCTGGCTCGATCAAGTCGCCAGTGCCGAGCAAATTGATGCCATGAATGCCGTCAAAATGTTTGACGAGCAGCCAATCAAGGGCTGGAAAACCAGTCGTCAAAGCGAGCAGCAATTGCGCATGGTGATACGTGCGAATGCTGAGGGCGTGGTGCCTGATCTTTGCGATGTAGCTGGTTTGACAGTGACTGCCTACAAGCGCAACCGGATCGGCCGTCTGCCGCTGGGCTCGCTTGAAGTCGGGCAGTGGCGCTATTTACTGCCAAACGAAAAAGTGTAG
- a CDS encoding HD domain-containing phosphohydrolase — translation MNNIPDQITASLINPQIEDWNSFNDFRDGLADNAPKIESLLAELKRSPDDGAKITSLFRLFHNIKGDAGLCRLNFVIPLVHGVETLLSRMRAGEVALTDFLGDVILLTLDRLEQCIAMLAEGQNVSALALPALADGLNALSQQEPQLINAAAARLIEAVTGFKPSAARMAARHQPEMERSIAETHQDLRFFRELSLQLDQRSPLYQGRTTRKLELALATNLAAGNRVDPQQLEAAVYLHDIGMMFLPESMWLKTEKLSDEARQQMARHPAWSAEWANRIAGWQDAAQMILQHHEQINGSGYPNGLTANEICDGAKILALVDAFDAILLRHSHRGQQKSTLRAIAEINAGDRQFAADWIAAFNRVIRTQLEAGHRA, via the coding sequence ATGAATAACATCCCCGACCAAATTACCGCGAGTCTGATCAATCCGCAAATTGAAGACTGGAATAGTTTTAATGATTTTCGCGACGGGCTGGCCGACAATGCACCAAAAATTGAAAGCCTGCTGGCTGAATTAAAGCGTAGCCCTGATGATGGCGCAAAAATCACCAGCCTATTTCGGCTGTTTCATAATATCAAAGGTGATGCAGGTTTATGCCGCCTAAACTTTGTCATCCCGCTAGTGCATGGCGTTGAAACCTTGCTATCGCGCATGCGCGCGGGTGAAGTTGCTTTAACGGATTTCCTAGGTGATGTCATTTTGCTCACCTTGGATCGACTTGAGCAATGCATCGCCATGCTGGCAGAGGGGCAGAACGTCAGCGCCCTTGCGCTACCAGCGCTAGCTGATGGGCTAAATGCCTTATCGCAGCAAGAACCACAATTAATTAATGCCGCAGCAGCGCGGCTGATTGAGGCCGTCACGGGCTTTAAACCTAGCGCAGCGCGGATGGCGGCTCGCCATCAACCCGAAATGGAACGCAGCATCGCGGAAACGCATCAGGATTTGCGTTTTTTTCGCGAGCTATCTCTGCAACTCGATCAACGCTCGCCTTTGTATCAAGGCCGCACGACTCGCAAGCTTGAGCTCGCTTTGGCGACGAATTTGGCCGCTGGCAACCGCGTTGATCCGCAACAACTTGAAGCGGCGGTTTACCTTCATGATATTGGCATGATGTTTTTGCCCGAATCAATGTGGCTAAAAACAGAAAAACTCAGTGATGAGGCCCGCCAACAAATGGCTCGCCACCCCGCTTGGTCCGCAGAATGGGCCAATCGGATTGCAGGCTGGCAAGATGCTGCGCAGATGATTTTGCAGCATCACGAACAAATCAATGGCAGTGGCTATCCAAACGGGCTCACGGCCAATGAGATTTGTGATGGCGCCAAAATTTTGGCGCTGGTCGATGCTTTTGATGCGATTTTGCTGCGCCATAGCCATCGTGGCCAGCAAAAATCGACCTTACGCGCCATTGCTGAAATTAACGCCGGTGATCGACAATTTGCGGCAGACTGGATTGCCGCATTCAATCGCGTCATCCGCACCCAGCTTGAAGCGGGGCATCGCGCATAG
- a CDS encoding YceH family protein — protein sequence MDMGQLDAVQIRVLGVLIEKERTVPDTYPLSINGLLAGCNQKSSREPVMELTEGDIIAAIDALKQNGWVIDHLSARVAKYSHQFGKVLQIPSQSVAALAVLMLRGPQTAGELRNNCERLHRFADISAIEAFLQELAERPSGALVKLLPRQPGSREPRWAHLLAGDVELPIASHLPSSENQLGLLTRIEELEAQLAELKSEFVALKTQLGA from the coding sequence ATGGATATGGGGCAATTAGATGCAGTACAAATTCGGGTGCTGGGCGTATTAATCGAAAAAGAGCGTACCGTGCCCGATACCTATCCATTATCGATCAATGGTTTACTCGCGGGATGCAATCAAAAAAGTAGTCGTGAACCGGTGATGGAATTGACCGAAGGGGACATCATCGCTGCAATTGATGCACTCAAGCAAAATGGCTGGGTCATTGATCACTTGAGCGCACGTGTCGCTAAGTACAGTCATCAATTTGGCAAAGTATTGCAAATACCCAGCCAATCGGTGGCGGCCTTGGCGGTTTTGATGCTGCGAGGCCCACAAACAGCGGGTGAGTTACGCAATAATTGTGAACGACTCCATCGCTTTGCTGATATCTCTGCGATTGAGGCTTTCTTACAAGAATTGGCTGAGCGACCGAGTGGCGCATTGGTTAAATTATTACCTCGCCAGCCTGGTTCGCGTGAGCCGCGATGGGCGCATTTGCTGGCGGGAGATGTGGAATTGCCTATCGCAAGCCATTTGCCAAGCAGTGAAAATCAGCTTGGATTACTGACAAGAATCGAAGAGCTAGAGGCGCAATTGGCCGAGCTGAAAAGTGAGTTTGTGGCGTTAAAAACGCAGTTAGGCGCATAA
- a CDS encoding cold-shock protein, with protein sequence MAQGTVKWFNDSKGFGFITPDEGGEDLFAHFSQIVSKGFKTLAEGQKVSFEVTTGPKGKQASNIQPL encoded by the coding sequence ATGGCACAAGGTACCGTTAAGTGGTTCAACGACTCTAAAGGCTTCGGCTTTATTACTCCAGACGAAGGCGGCGAAGATCTGTTTGCTCACTTCTCACAAATCGTGTCTAAAGGTTTCAAAACCTTGGCTGAAGGTCAAAAAGTTTCTTTCGAAGTAACTACTGGCCCTAAAGGCAAACAAGCTTCTAACATCCAACCTCTGTAA
- a CDS encoding lysophospholipid acyltransferase family protein, with amino-acid sequence MQRTIFDTPILRHILPAFGRLILRIFGWKIEGEFPNLPKYVLIGAPHTSNWDFPIGMAICFAREQKVYWMGKHTLFAGPLGPLSRWLGGIPVDRRKSNSLVEQMVQVFGEHEQLVVAIPPEGTRKKVEKWKTGFYYIALGSQLPIVLGYIDFGRKMGGCGEVFYPTGDIEADMAKIRAFYTPIVGKRPENQ; translated from the coding sequence ATGCAACGCACGATTTTCGATACGCCGATATTGCGGCATATTCTCCCCGCCTTTGGCCGGCTGATATTACGGATTTTCGGTTGGAAAATTGAGGGTGAGTTTCCCAATTTGCCCAAGTACGTATTGATCGGCGCGCCGCATACCAGCAATTGGGATTTTCCGATCGGGATGGCCATTTGCTTTGCCCGGGAACAGAAAGTCTACTGGATGGGTAAACATACGCTGTTTGCTGGGCCGCTCGGCCCGCTATCACGCTGGTTAGGCGGCATCCCCGTCGATCGCCGTAAATCGAATTCACTGGTCGAGCAGATGGTGCAAGTCTTTGGCGAGCATGAGCAATTAGTTGTTGCGATTCCTCCCGAGGGCACACGCAAAAAAGTCGAAAAGTGGAAAACCGGCTTTTATTACATCGCGCTCGGTAGTCAATTGCCGATTGTGTTGGGCTACATCGACTTTGGCCGCAAAATGGGTGGCTGTGGTGAGGTGTTCTATCCGACCGGTGATATTGAGGCAGATATGGCTAAAATACGCGCTTTTTATACCCCCATCGTCGGCAAACGGCCAGAAAATCAATAA
- a CDS encoding nucleotide pyrophosphohydrolase, giving the protein MNLAELSIKVRQFADERDWRKYHNPKNLVMAMSVEMAELVEHYQWLTPEEASHLEVDEQSPIAQEMADVMLYMLRLADELGVDIEDAILHKMTLNAQKYPVK; this is encoded by the coding sequence ATGAATCTGGCTGAACTCTCGATCAAAGTCCGGCAATTTGCCGACGAGCGCGATTGGCGCAAATATCATAATCCGAAAAATCTAGTGATGGCGATGTCGGTTGAAATGGCCGAACTCGTTGAACATTATCAATGGCTCACTCCCGAAGAAGCCTCACACTTGGAAGTCGATGAGCAATCGCCCATTGCGCAAGAAATGGCTGATGTCATGCTGTATATGCTACGGCTGGCCGATGAGTTGGGGGTCGATATTGAAGATGCCATTTTGCATAAGATGACACTCAATGCACAGAAATACCCTGTAAAATAA
- a CDS encoding HAD-IIA family hydrolase yields the protein MVKCVISDMDGVIYRGKQLIPGANEFVQKLHADKTPFLFLTNNAEQTPLDLKLKLESLGIHDLTEDNFITSAMATAMFLRQQKERAKVYVIGGGGLINELYNVGFSISESNPDYVVVAKSSTFSFEQLKKAVRFIDHGAKFIGTNPDMIDPIEGGNEPAAGTILAAISAATGKKPYIVGKPNALMMMLASRKLGMHPEDCVMVGDRMDTDIVGGMEAGMKTALVLSGVTTTAMLNDFPYKPDYVFNHVGEIDFKSL from the coding sequence ATGGTTAAGTGTGTAATTTCTGATATGGATGGTGTGATCTACCGAGGTAAGCAACTCATACCTGGTGCCAACGAGTTTGTGCAAAAGCTGCATGCTGATAAAACCCCATTTTTATTCTTAACCAATAACGCCGAGCAAACGCCTCTTGATTTGAAACTAAAACTGGAATCACTCGGTATTCACGATCTGACAGAAGATAATTTCATTACCAGTGCCATGGCCACTGCAATGTTTCTGCGCCAGCAAAAAGAGCGGGCAAAGGTCTATGTGATTGGCGGCGGCGGTCTGATTAACGAGCTGTATAACGTGGGTTTTTCGATTTCCGAATCCAACCCTGATTATGTGGTGGTGGCCAAATCGTCGACCTTTAGTTTTGAGCAACTTAAAAAAGCGGTTCGTTTTATTGATCATGGCGCGAAATTTATTGGCACGAATCCCGATATGATCGACCCGATTGAAGGGGGAAATGAGCCCGCCGCCGGGACGATATTGGCCGCGATTTCGGCCGCTACAGGCAAAAAACCCTATATTGTCGGCAAACCCAATGCGCTAATGATGATGCTGGCGAGCCGCAAGTTGGGCATGCATCCCGAAGATTGTGTAATGGTTGGCGATCGGATGGATACCGATATTGTGGGCGGTATGGAAGCGGGAATGAAAACTGCACTGGTGCTGTCGGGGGTCACGACCACCGCGATGCTCAATGATTTCCCGTATAAGCCTGATTATGTCTTTAATCATGTTGGGGAAATTGATTTCAAATCGTTATAA
- a CDS encoding SRPBCC family protein, producing the protein MKFEHLVQINDLLSPTAPPLTRNQVWQGLVYRAESPKEFVEHIDEAYILHRHEQGIHRRVIMGKLEVIDHIYYEYESAVHYDTQPSDLHLGGKLWMKIEEPQEMALFVRFIYETPHPEDADPELDKYLSYLKSAWQEADIDTIRLIKQLAQEGRLG; encoded by the coding sequence ATGAAATTTGAGCACTTAGTCCAAATTAATGACTTACTCAGCCCTACAGCCCCGCCGTTGACGCGCAATCAAGTGTGGCAAGGCTTGGTTTATCGGGCTGAGTCGCCCAAAGAGTTCGTTGAGCATATCGATGAAGCTTATATTTTGCATCGCCATGAGCAAGGCATTCATCGCCGGGTGATTATGGGTAAACTGGAAGTCATTGATCATATCTATTACGAATATGAATCAGCGGTGCATTACGATACCCAACCCAGTGATTTGCATTTGGGTGGCAAATTATGGATGAAAATCGAAGAGCCGCAAGAGATGGCGCTGTTCGTGCGTTTCATCTACGAAACGCCTCATCCAGAGGATGCAGATCCTGAGCTCGATAAATACCTCAGCTACCTCAAGTCTGCATGGCAAGAGGCCGATATCGATACGATACGCTTGATTAAGCAGCTTGCTCAGGAAGGGCGATTGGGCTAA
- a CDS encoding Tll0287-like domain-containing protein, whose product MNTTIKTLVVLVAALLLAFTLGKSIYEKEQLNQARTVANMVEHIGQWASQYRGVWIKEGKGQAVDLGSHLDTLTVTLANNDNSVTSQEQVETTLDFHLKNPALIQREISDLMQKNQNNTSYRITSDKYMNPKNSPTVFETDSIENMRKNNTLEYSEVKNGTLHYARALIATEACMRCHASAEKAPNSVRNLYPTQGYGYELGKVAGVISVTVPTTYSATSIFSAFDLLSLLTLLGVGLISFWVMRKR is encoded by the coding sequence ATGAACACCACCATCAAGACCTTAGTTGTTCTAGTAGCAGCTCTATTACTCGCCTTTACGCTAGGCAAATCTATCTACGAAAAAGAGCAACTGAATCAAGCACGCACCGTAGCAAATATGGTTGAACATATTGGGCAATGGGCTTCGCAATATCGCGGTGTTTGGATTAAAGAAGGCAAAGGTCAAGCCGTCGATCTAGGTTCCCACCTAGATACATTGACTGTCACGTTAGCTAATAACGACAACTCCGTGACTAGCCAAGAGCAAGTAGAAACCACACTCGATTTTCACTTAAAAAACCCAGCATTAATTCAGCGTGAAATATCTGATTTAATGCAGAAAAATCAGAACAATACGTCATATCGGATTACATCCGATAAATACATGAACCCCAAAAATAGCCCGACAGTTTTCGAAACAGATTCAATCGAAAATATGCGAAAAAATAATACGCTCGAATACAGTGAAGTCAAAAATGGGACATTACATTATGCTCGCGCCCTAATCGCCACTGAAGCGTGTATGCGTTGTCACGCCTCTGCTGAAAAAGCGCCAAACTCGGTGCGCAATTTATACCCCACTCAGGGTTATGGTTATGAGTTAGGCAAAGTAGCTGGCGTTATTTCTGTCACGGTTCCAACGACTTATTCTGCCACGTCGATCTTCAGTGCATTTGACTTACTCAGCCTGCTTACACTGCTTGGAGTGGGACTTATAAGCTTTTGGGTAATGCGTAAACGATAA
- a CDS encoding RnfH family protein: MNKPAHNESLINVEVVYATAAKQKLLRVKVASGSTAQQAIEKSGILAEFPEIDLATQKIGIFAKAVKLDTVLREKDRVEIYRPLIADPKEVRRQRAAEGKIMKKGGGEA, from the coding sequence ATGAACAAGCCAGCCCACAACGAATCACTGATTAATGTTGAAGTTGTTTATGCGACGGCAGCCAAACAAAAGCTCTTACGCGTAAAGGTAGCCAGCGGCAGCACCGCTCAACAGGCCATTGAAAAATCAGGCATTCTGGCTGAATTTCCAGAAATTGATCTGGCTACGCAGAAAATTGGCATCTTTGCCAAAGCAGTCAAACTCGATACCGTTTTACGCGAAAAAGATCGAGTTGAAATCTATCGCCCCCTCATCGCAGACCCCAAAGAAGTCCGTCGCCAGCGTGCGGCTGAAGGCAAAATCATGAAGAAAGGTGGCGGCGAAGCTTAA
- a CDS encoding type II toxin-antitoxin system RatA family toxin: protein MQSIRKSVLVPHSAAKMYELVDRVEDYQRFLPWCGGVEVHERSETILDVTIKIEFLKVSTFFRTRDTKSDNEIIMHFVDGPFQALTGTWRFTPLMEDACKIEFELDYEFSSRTLDAVIGPVFGKITSTFVDAFVKEADRKYG from the coding sequence ATGCAGTCCATCCGCAAATCTGTACTTGTGCCCCACTCCGCCGCCAAAATGTATGAATTGGTCGATCGTGTCGAAGATTACCAACGTTTTTTGCCCTGGTGCGGCGGCGTTGAAGTGCACGAACGATCTGAGACCATCTTGGATGTCACCATCAAAATTGAATTTTTGAAAGTCAGCACTTTCTTTCGCACACGTGACACAAAATCGGACAACGAAATCATTATGCATTTTGTCGATGGCCCTTTTCAGGCGCTAACAGGCACTTGGCGTTTTACGCCATTAATGGAAGATGCCTGCAAAATCGAATTCGAACTTGATTACGAATTTTCCAGCCGCACCCTCGATGCCGTGATCGGGCCCGTGTTTGGCAAAATCACGTCAACTTTTGTCGATGCCTTCGTCAAAGAAGCCGATCGTAAATACGGATAA
- the dnaB gene encoding replicative DNA helicase → MNEYPTELVRDMQAEYNAAAQVDETAAYRIPPHSVEAEQSVLGGLMLDNSAFDRVADIIGDQDFYREDHRRIYQAVLKLIEHNRPADVITVKESLDITNDLSYVGGLAYLGSLVQNTPSAANIRRYAEIVREKSVLRQLSGVATEIVDATFFPNGRDAKQILDEAESRVFQIAEQSAKGTQGFHAMPPILKEIVERIDYLYQQDNPSEVTGTPTGFIDLDKMTSGLQGGDLIIVAGRPSMGKTAFSVNIAENVAINSKLPVAIFSLEMGAAQLGMRMVGSVGKIDMHKLKTGRFEDEDWLKLTHAVGKLSEAPIFIEEAGALTALDVRTRSRRLARQCGGQLGLIVIDYLQLMAGRPGGKDQNRASELGEISRSLKGLARELKCPIIALSQLSRSVEQRTDKRPMMSDLRESGAIEQDADLIMFMYRDEYYNPDSPHKGLAECILGKHRNGPVGRIPLVFQGMYSRFDNALMRPDDWNSDLE, encoded by the coding sequence ATGAACGAATATCCTACCGAGCTAGTTCGCGACATGCAAGCCGAATACAACGCCGCAGCGCAAGTCGATGAGACTGCGGCGTACCGCATCCCGCCCCATTCGGTGGAGGCCGAGCAATCGGTGCTGGGTGGTTTGATGCTGGATAACTCGGCATTTGACCGCGTGGCTGACATTATTGGCGATCAGGATTTCTATCGTGAAGACCATCGCCGGATCTATCAGGCGGTGTTAAAGCTGATTGAACATAATCGCCCCGCTGATGTGATTACGGTGAAGGAATCACTGGATATCACCAATGATCTTTCCTATGTGGGCGGCCTGGCTTATTTGGGCTCTTTGGTACAAAACACGCCGTCTGCGGCCAATATTCGTCGTTATGCCGAGATCGTGCGCGAGAAGTCGGTACTGCGCCAATTATCAGGTGTTGCGACTGAAATTGTAGATGCTACTTTTTTCCCTAATGGCCGTGATGCGAAGCAGATTCTCGACGAGGCCGAATCACGGGTATTCCAAATCGCTGAACAATCGGCGAAAGGCACGCAAGGTTTTCATGCGATGCCGCCGATTTTGAAAGAAATTGTCGAGCGCATTGATTATTTGTACCAGCAAGATAATCCGTCTGAAGTCACAGGTACACCGACTGGATTTATTGATCTCGATAAGATGACATCTGGCCTACAGGGCGGGGATTTAATTATCGTTGCAGGTCGTCCTTCGATGGGTAAAACGGCGTTCTCGGTCAATATTGCTGAGAATGTCGCGATCAATAGTAAATTGCCAGTGGCGATTTTCTCGCTTGAGATGGGCGCGGCTCAGCTCGGTATGCGTATGGTTGGCTCAGTTGGCAAGATCGATATGCATAAACTCAAAACAGGTCGTTTTGAGGATGAAGATTGGCTCAAACTCACGCATGCGGTCGGCAAATTATCCGAAGCGCCGATCTTTATTGAAGAGGCTGGCGCATTGACTGCGCTGGATGTTCGTACTCGCTCGCGCCGTTTGGCGCGCCAATGTGGCGGCCAGCTGGGCTTGATCGTGATCGACTATTTGCAATTGATGGCGGGGCGCCCAGGCGGTAAAGATCAAAATCGCGCCAGCGAGTTGGGCGAGATTTCGCGCTCGCTCAAAGGCTTGGCGCGTGAATTGAAATGCCCGATTATCGCGCTCTCGCAGTTATCGCGTTCGGTCGAGCAGCGTACCGATAAACGCCCGATGATGTCCGATTTGCGTGAATCTGGCGCGATCGAGCAGGATGCGGATTTGATTATGTTTATGTACCGCGACGAGTACTACAACCCCGATAGCCCGCACAAAGGTTTGGCCGAGTGTATTCTCGGTAAACACCGTAACGGCCCGGTTGGCCGGATTCCGTTGGTGTTCCAAGGTATGTATTCCCGTTTTGATAATGCCTTGATGCGGCCAGATGATTGGAATAGTGATCTGGAATAA
- a CDS encoding cupin domain-containing protein: protein MNSPAITHFSREVEVSFDRPRPDRLVSGNPNRTTWTHYTSNDQMLSCGIWACKVGSWNIRFASDKEEFFCVISGKVRLVDEQEQGVIVSAGEAAVIPAGFVGRFEVLEAVRKYFVVLDRSVIRA from the coding sequence ATGAATAGCCCTGCCATTACTCATTTTTCCCGCGAAGTCGAAGTGAGTTTTGACCGCCCGCGCCCAGATCGTTTGGTGTCTGGGAATCCCAATCGGACGACTTGGACGCATTACACCTCAAACGACCAAATGCTTTCATGCGGTATCTGGGCTTGCAAAGTGGGTAGCTGGAATATTCGTTTTGCCTCGGATAAAGAAGAGTTTTTTTGCGTGATTAGCGGGAAAGTGCGGCTAGTTGATGAGCAAGAGCAAGGCGTTATCGTGAGTGCAGGTGAAGCGGCGGTCATTCCCGCAGGGTTTGTTGGGCGCTTTGAAGTGCTTGAAGCCGTGCGTAAATATTTTGTAGTGTTAGATCGTTCAGTGATTAGGGCATGA